The following proteins are encoded in a genomic region of Anaerolineae bacterium:
- a CDS encoding Transcriptional regulator, IclR family: MPVKKLSSSSPKNYQHERNFLKTLARGMRVLASFTPEKPEASLTDIAELLKCDASTASRFVYTLEALGYLERDPQTKLYRVSPQIFALTASLTGPRNIRKVSRPFMEELRDTTGETVVLGVRDGSEVVLIEVVETRHALVPRGWIGGRVPVYCSALGKASLIHLSENELKRLLDNLNLIPFTEKTIINRLSLLRELELTRSRGWSLNNEEYTRGVISVGAPIYSGGWAPSGAICVDVPTARIPDSNYIEQLASEVVKTAKAISELGSYTPLE; this comes from the coding sequence ATGCCAGTTAAAAAACTATCTTCATCTTCTCCAAAAAATTACCAACACGAACGAAATTTCCTAAAAACTCTGGCGCGTGGGATGCGCGTCCTGGCATCCTTCACCCCCGAAAAACCCGAAGCATCGCTGACAGATATCGCGGAGTTGCTAAAATGCGACGCAAGCACCGCCAGCCGTTTTGTATATACCCTTGAAGCGCTTGGATATCTGGAACGCGACCCGCAAACCAAGTTATATCGAGTCTCGCCACAAATCTTTGCCCTCACCGCTTCTCTAACCGGGCCAAGAAACATTCGTAAAGTAAGTCGCCCCTTTATGGAAGAATTGAGGGACACAACCGGCGAAACCGTCGTGCTTGGAGTAAGAGATGGAAGCGAGGTTGTCCTGATCGAGGTCGTAGAAACCCGCCATGCTCTTGTTCCACGCGGTTGGATCGGGGGACGCGTTCCAGTCTATTGCAGCGCGCTTGGCAAGGCTTCCCTGATTCACCTATCCGAAAACGAATTAAAACGCCTCTTAGACAACCTAAACCTAATCCCCTTTACCGAAAAAACAATCATCAATCGCCTCAGTCTACTCCGCGAACTTGAGTTGACCCGATCTAGAGGGTGGTCATTGAACAATGAGGAATATACCCGCGGCGTTATCTCGGTTGGCGCTCCAATCTATTCAGGTGGATGGGCACCCTCAGGAGCAATTTGCGTGGATGTCCCAACTGCCCGTATTCCAGATAGCAATTACATCGAACAACTGGCTTCTGAAGTCGTTAAAACTGCCAAAGCCATATCTGAACTTGGCAGCTATACCCCACTTGAATAA
- a CDS encoding 4-hydroxy-tetrahydrodipicolinate synthase — protein sequence MRNNLFRGVTTAMITPFNSDGTLDLEGLKNNTLFQIETGVQGLLPLGTTGESPTLTDSEKELVVRTVIETVRAQKSSIKIMVGVGTNDTRKTINNAKLAKEWGADALLIVTPYYNKPTQEGIFAHFKAISESVDLPIVVYNIKSRTGTNIETPTLEKLAQLSSIIAVKEASGDIAQVMDVLYQIPEIAVYSGDDNLTFPMICLGAQGVISVISNLFPSQIVQMVYAALNGDLETARRLHFKLLPIFKAAFIETNPAPIKYAMNRSGFAAGPVRLPLVDIRPQSRQIIDQVLDTLKKEGWESSVR from the coding sequence ATGCGAAATAACTTGTTTCGTGGCGTCACCACTGCAATGATCACGCCTTTCAACTCCGATGGCACTCTTGATCTGGAAGGACTAAAGAACAATACCCTCTTTCAAATTGAGACAGGCGTTCAGGGATTACTTCCCCTAGGGACAACTGGCGAGTCACCCACGCTCACTGACTCCGAAAAAGAGCTTGTTGTCCGAACCGTGATTGAAACCGTCCGCGCCCAGAAATCATCTATAAAAATCATGGTCGGAGTTGGCACAAATGATACTCGAAAAACAATAAACAATGCCAAATTGGCTAAAGAATGGGGTGCAGATGCCTTATTAATTGTCACACCTTACTATAATAAACCGACACAAGAGGGAATATTCGCCCACTTTAAGGCAATCAGCGAATCGGTTGATCTCCCCATCGTGGTTTATAACATCAAAAGCCGCACGGGCACAAATATCGAAACCCCTACCCTGGAAAAATTAGCCCAATTAAGTTCAATCATTGCTGTAAAAGAGGCCTCAGGGGATATTGCTCAAGTCATGGACGTACTTTATCAAATCCCCGAAATAGCTGTTTATTCGGGAGATGACAATTTAACTTTCCCTATGATATGTCTTGGAGCCCAAGGGGTGATCTCAGTAATTAGCAATTTATTTCCATCTCAGATTGTTCAGATGGTTTACGCTGCCTTAAATGGCGATCTAGAGACAGCGCGTCGCTTGCATTTCAAACTTTTACCGATATTTAAAGCTGCTTTCATAGAAACCAATCCCGCTCCCATCAAATACGCCATGAACCGAAGCGGCTTCGCTGCCGGCCCAGTAAGACTTCCTCTGGTAGATATTCGCCCTCAATCCAGGCAAATCATAGATCAAGTCCTCGATACCTTAAAGAAAGAAGGATGGGAGTCCAGTGTCCGCTGA
- a CDS encoding Branched-chain amino acid transport ATP-binding protein LivF: MSLLQVQEVTAGYQEGINILNSIDLSVNTNSVTIIIGPNGAGKSTLLKTIYGFLKPNQGSIHFKDQEITSCLPHEIKRLGISYIPQEFNIFPQMSVEENLLMGAWILRNQKYLIQQQLNRIYEIFPALYSFRKAKANTLSGGQQRMLSIAKEVMTSPHLMLVDEPSSGLSPKIAAEAYQFLMQTKEALNASILLVDHNMEIALNIADYVYVIDMGKVRVHGSRDEFDIDRIRSIIQECLLGN; this comes from the coding sequence ATGAGTTTACTGCAAGTTCAAGAGGTCACGGCTGGCTACCAGGAAGGAATCAATATCCTCAACTCGATTGATCTTTCAGTAAATACGAATTCAGTGACTATTATCATTGGGCCGAATGGAGCTGGGAAATCTACCCTATTAAAAACTATCTATGGTTTCCTCAAGCCCAATCAAGGATCGATTCACTTTAAAGATCAAGAAATTACTTCTTGCCTGCCGCACGAGATCAAGCGGTTGGGCATCAGTTATATCCCCCAGGAATTCAACATCTTTCCACAAATGAGTGTCGAAGAGAATCTCCTTATGGGAGCCTGGATCCTTCGAAATCAGAAATATCTCATTCAACAACAATTAAATCGGATCTATGAAATTTTCCCGGCTCTCTACTCCTTCCGCAAAGCAAAAGCCAACACTCTGAGCGGTGGTCAACAACGTATGCTTTCTATCGCCAAAGAGGTCATGACATCTCCCCACCTGATGTTAGTGGACGAACCTTCTTCGGGGTTATCACCAAAAATCGCAGCAGAGGCATATCAATTTTTAATGCAAACGAAAGAGGCTCTAAACGCATCTATCTTACTGGTTGATCACAACATGGAAATTGCGCTTAATATAGCCGACTATGTTTATGTAATTGATATGGGCAAGGTCCGCGTCCACGGATCAAGGGATGAATTCGATATCGATCGAATCCGTTCCATTATTCAAGAATGCTTACTTGGGAATTAG
- a CDS encoding High-affinity branched-chain amino acid transport system permease protein LivH — MSAELFLNFLIAGIMIGTLYALMAMGITFIYSIMRMINWAMGEFYMIGSYVQYFLISFLLGGSLWYLGVAGTAAVLFLFGLIIQWLLIRPMFSTSMERKDEYGTVVTIALALFLRNFATVLSGPNTRTPDINLGRLMIGPLPISGNRFAAFIGAIVVILVFYILLNYTWLGRAFRASAQNRIAVQTVGINILRIDQIAFAIGVTLAGIAGALLAPVFNVFPENGAVTTMKGFEIIIIGGMGSLPGAALGGLLLGIVESLGSVFIDPSLRNVYGFIFLIIVLLIKPTGLFGEKERLS; from the coding sequence GTGTCCGCTGAACTATTTTTGAACTTCTTGATTGCTGGGATTATGATTGGCACGCTCTATGCCTTAATGGCCATGGGGATCACATTTATCTACAGCATTATGCGCATGATCAACTGGGCAATGGGTGAGTTTTATATGATCGGCAGTTATGTGCAATATTTCCTTATATCTTTTCTTTTAGGAGGATCACTCTGGTATCTGGGCGTAGCGGGGACTGCGGCGGTGTTGTTCCTGTTTGGATTGATTATCCAGTGGCTCCTTATTCGTCCAATGTTCTCAACCAGCATGGAACGTAAGGATGAATATGGCACAGTAGTAACGATTGCACTGGCTCTATTCTTGCGCAATTTTGCCACCGTTCTCAGCGGACCGAATACTCGCACTCCTGACATCAACTTAGGGCGTTTGATGATTGGCCCCCTGCCAATCAGTGGGAATCGCTTTGCCGCCTTTATTGGAGCAATTGTTGTTATTCTCGTTTTTTATATTCTCTTGAACTATACTTGGTTAGGACGTGCGTTTCGCGCAAGCGCCCAGAATCGGATTGCGGTTCAAACGGTCGGTATTAATATTCTCCGCATAGACCAAATTGCATTCGCTATAGGGGTCACACTGGCGGGTATTGCCGGTGCCTTACTTGCCCCGGTCTTCAACGTCTTCCCCGAGAATGGTGCAGTTACCACAATGAAGGGATTTGAAATCATTATAATTGGGGGCATGGGGTCTTTGCCCGGCGCAGCTTTAGGCGGTCTGTTGCTTGGCATCGTGGAAAGTCTTGGTTCCGTTTTTATCGATCCCAGTCTCAGGAATGTGTACGGGTTCATTTTCTTGATTATCGTCCTTCTCATCAAACCCACCGGCTTGTTCGGCGAAAAGGAGCGCTTGAGTTGA
- a CDS encoding Branched-chain amino acid transport system permease protein LivM produces the protein MQFERKPLIINFSMTALTIGCLILLPFWLKEYWIHVMIIAMYYIVMASSWNLLSGYTGQFSLAHQTFAALGGYASGLIIHHTGVPIWVGFLTALITTASIGLLLGVLLLRMKGIYLAVATWAFSESCRLTIAALYKITRGEQGLSLPPLFPSLTPIKYYFLFLTLMLGFLLLIYLVIKSPIGSFLRAIKDDELAARAMGVDTVKWKLFVMVFASTIAGVMGFFYGHYIVILSPVILSFNEIGKIVIMVVFGGLGTFIGPLIGAPAIVILSELTRDYGAWNMVFYSLIVIVIMRIYREGLSAFLIKGYKALLSHS, from the coding sequence ATGCAGTTTGAGCGTAAACCCCTGATCATCAACTTTTCCATGACTGCGTTAACAATCGGTTGCCTTATACTATTACCCTTTTGGCTTAAAGAGTATTGGATTCATGTAATGATCATTGCAATGTATTACATTGTTATGGCTTCGAGTTGGAACTTGCTATCCGGTTACACCGGGCAATTTTCTCTGGCTCATCAAACATTCGCTGCCTTAGGAGGCTATGCTTCGGGGCTTATCATTCACCACACCGGAGTTCCAATCTGGGTAGGATTCCTGACGGCCTTAATCACCACAGCCTCAATTGGACTTTTGCTAGGCGTTTTGCTTCTAAGGATGAAAGGAATCTATCTTGCAGTCGCAACATGGGCGTTTTCCGAATCTTGTCGCTTAACCATTGCAGCACTGTACAAAATTACCCGAGGTGAACAAGGGCTTTCTCTTCCTCCCCTCTTTCCCTCTCTGACGCCTATCAAATATTACTTCTTATTCCTGACCTTAATGCTTGGGTTTCTTCTATTGATCTATCTGGTCATCAAGTCGCCTATTGGTTCATTTCTCCGGGCAATTAAGGACGATGAACTGGCAGCACGAGCTATGGGAGTAGACACCGTCAAATGGAAACTATTTGTAATGGTATTTGCCAGTACCATTGCAGGAGTGATGGGTTTTTTCTATGGTCATTACATTGTCATCCTCTCTCCGGTCATCCTTTCGTTCAACGAAATAGGCAAAATTGTGATCATGGTGGTATTTGGAGGCTTAGGTACTTTCATCGGTCCCCTGATCGGTGCACCGGCAATTGTGATCCTGTCAGAATTAACACGCGACTACGGGGCATGGAACATGGTATTCTACTCGTTGATCGTTATTGTTATCATGCGAATATACCGAGAAGGGCTCTCGGCTTTCCTGATCAAAGGGTATAAAGCTCTCCTTTCTCATTCGTAA
- a CDS encoding Branched-chain amino acid transport ATP-binding protein LivG: MEAIIRTEKLTRQFGGLVAVNQVDFKITKGEIRGLIGPNGSGKTTLINLLTGVYEPSAGRIFFNNKDITAWPPNRIAQEGLMRTFQIPRLFGSMSLLENMLIPRFADFSLDYWFHRRNAIQRANELLEMCGLAHLKNQSAKTLSGGQKALLQMARCFMVDHIQAFLLDEPFAGVNIVVKETIMDFIRQMRAQGITFLLVSHEMTSIRQMCTQVTVLAEGRIIAEGSMDKIASDPQVIEAYLGGQS; the protein is encoded by the coding sequence ATGGAAGCGATTATCAGAACTGAGAAACTTACCCGACAATTTGGCGGACTCGTTGCTGTAAATCAAGTAGATTTTAAGATCACGAAAGGTGAAATCCGGGGACTGATTGGCCCAAACGGTTCGGGAAAAACTACCCTGATCAACTTACTTACCGGAGTATACGAACCAAGCGCTGGACGGATTTTTTTTAATAATAAGGATATCACTGCCTGGCCCCCTAATCGCATTGCCCAAGAAGGATTGATGCGCACCTTTCAGATTCCACGCCTATTTGGGAGCATGTCCCTTTTAGAAAATATGCTTATCCCTCGATTTGCAGATTTTTCTTTAGACTATTGGTTTCACCGCCGGAACGCAATCCAAAGAGCAAATGAACTCTTAGAAATGTGTGGTCTGGCACATCTGAAAAATCAATCTGCAAAAACGCTATCCGGTGGGCAAAAAGCACTACTTCAAATGGCACGTTGTTTTATGGTGGATCACATCCAAGCATTTTTATTAGATGAACCATTCGCCGGGGTAAACATTGTTGTTAAAGAGACCATTATGGACTTTATCCGTCAAATGAGAGCACAAGGGATTACATTTCTTCTCGTAAGCCATGAAATGACATCCATCCGACAAATGTGTACTCAGGTAACCGTTCTGGCCGAAGGACGGATTATCGCCGAAGGATCGATGGATAAAATTGCCTCTGATCCACAGGTGATTGAAGCGTACCTCGGAGGTCAATCATGA
- a CDS encoding Branched-chain amino acid ABC transporter, amino acid-binding protein, whose amino-acid sequence MNRKHFFILVILVFILSLLIAACAPQATPTVVSEATEPPKTETEAPPATVEVIQPEPTQPEKLEPLYIGALLPLSEPGAPQAGQLILRGIEMAAIYVNEVLGGSLDGRPVEIVVGDDKGTPEVGATEYRRLVQTYNIIGATGCYHSSVGLATIEVAKELGAPIIMTQASNKAITESGYPQVFRTHLIDPIRAIALVDFAKSQGYQKIGYIADNTDFGVGLAAAVEEEAAKQGLEVKSMIYDKAAVDLMPELLQLQAWGPDIIFNAGTGNPEHIIVEQAYEIGLFPETPMLATSDWPYRSDEYWELHGERGVGIYILTAYHKDMELTPSGQWFRDRYMAKYGVAPTYSSYNGFGDALILANAAKLAGSTDYDAIIKALEENEFEFWAGTVTFPRGEGAFWHQWTPPVLITQYTAVNQTQDEATLVYTFNYTP is encoded by the coding sequence ATGAACAGGAAACATTTTTTTATCTTGGTTATCCTGGTGTTTATTCTAAGCCTACTGATCGCTGCCTGTGCTCCCCAAGCCACACCAACCGTTGTATCTGAAGCAACCGAACCCCCAAAAACTGAAACAGAAGCCCCTCCCGCCACTGTGGAAGTCATCCAACCTGAACCAACCCAACCTGAAAAGCTAGAGCCTCTCTACATTGGTGCTTTGTTACCTCTTTCGGAACCAGGAGCTCCTCAAGCAGGGCAACTTATCCTGCGCGGTATAGAAATGGCGGCTATTTATGTCAATGAAGTACTCGGTGGTTCTTTAGACGGGCGCCCGGTTGAGATTGTAGTCGGAGACGATAAAGGTACTCCAGAGGTAGGGGCAACGGAATACCGCCGCCTTGTCCAGACATACAACATCATCGGCGCTACCGGCTGCTATCATAGCTCTGTCGGTCTGGCAACTATCGAAGTAGCAAAAGAATTGGGAGCGCCAATCATTATGACCCAGGCTTCGAATAAAGCCATTACGGAATCGGGGTATCCCCAGGTATTCCGTACTCATCTTATTGATCCTATACGAGCGATCGCTTTGGTCGATTTTGCCAAAAGTCAAGGTTACCAGAAAATCGGCTATATCGCTGATAACACCGATTTTGGCGTAGGACTGGCGGCTGCCGTTGAGGAAGAAGCTGCAAAACAAGGGTTGGAAGTCAAGAGCATGATCTACGATAAAGCAGCGGTTGATTTGATGCCGGAGCTTCTCCAACTCCAGGCCTGGGGTCCGGACATTATCTTCAACGCTGGGACGGGAAATCCGGAACATATCATTGTCGAACAAGCTTATGAAATCGGTTTATTCCCAGAGACGCCCATGCTTGCTACTTCGGATTGGCCATACCGCAGTGACGAATATTGGGAGTTGCATGGAGAAAGAGGAGTCGGAATTTATATCTTAACTGCTTATCACAAAGACATGGAATTAACACCCTCCGGGCAGTGGTTCCGCGACCGCTATATGGCAAAATACGGTGTTGCCCCTACATACTCCTCTTACAACGGCTTCGGGGATGCTCTTATCCTGGCTAATGCAGCTAAACTGGCCGGCTCAACTGATTACGACGCAATTATCAAAGCCCTCGAAGAAAACGAATTCGAATTCTGGGCTGGGACGGTAACATTTCCACGCGGCGAAGGAGCTTTCTGGCACCAATGGACACCTCCGGTATTGATCACCCAATACACCGCTGTGAACCAAACCCAAGATGAAGCTACCCTAGTATATACCTTCAATTACACCCCATAA
- a CDS encoding putative transcriptional regulator of sulfate adenylyltransferase, Rrf2 family, translating to MQITRQADYAVRAVTFLARLGADHRAATSTIAQEQQIPPSFLAKIVSQLSVAGLLTTSRGARGGVSLARPPKDISLLEVVEAIDGPIMLNECVGDSGVCKFSDECPMHPVWCEAQYELVQKLKNTTFDKVTNGNK from the coding sequence ATGCAAATTACAAGACAAGCTGATTATGCCGTTCGAGCGGTAACCTTTTTAGCCCGTTTAGGGGCTGATCATCGCGCTGCTACCAGCACGATTGCTCAGGAACAGCAGATTCCGCCTTCCTTTCTTGCTAAAATTGTTTCTCAATTATCGGTTGCCGGCTTATTAACGACCTCGCGTGGCGCAAGAGGGGGTGTCTCTCTGGCGCGGCCGCCCAAGGATATTTCCTTGTTGGAGGTTGTTGAAGCCATTGATGGACCGATCATGCTCAACGAGTGCGTTGGGGATAGCGGTGTATGTAAGTTTAGCGACGAATGCCCCATGCATCCAGTCTGGTGTGAAGCCCAGTATGAGTTGGTGCAAAAACTGAAAAACACCACCTTTGACAAAGTTACCAATGGGAACAAATAG
- a CDS encoding Exoenzymes regulatory protein AepA in lipid-linked oligosaccharide synthesis cluster codes for MKPPNLISLILLFSLILASCQTVTPSPTTPPTSEPTNPPPPTQIPPTKPIVTLTPTPLGGAAIPADEKADLVLQNGFVYTVDAARSIAEAVAVKGDTIIYVGTNEGAQAYIGTGTQVIDLQGRLVLPAFVDSHAHATSGVSDIYEVSLYGIDSVEKYQQTIRDFLAENPDLKALQGAGWINNVFGAMGPTTAMLDEIVPDIPAVLYSEDYHSVWVNSKALQLAGITKDTPDPEGGVIERDANGNPSGTLRETAMDLVAEVIPPYTVEQYLEGLEYFQGFAHSLGITTVYIPSLPGGLGEALAALHEFEASGKMSIRFPTAAGINPEDPISKVDEIKALIEKEKGGYFEVIGAKIFMDGVLEGSTAYLEQPYLHIPDSRGELLWDPQKYNEVCAALDRAGIQIHVHSIGDAATRITLDGFAHARQQNGPRDSRNIITHLQLVNPADIDRMAQFGVVAVPQPYWFVIDTYYTQAVEFVGKERADRQYPMKTFFDKGIVVASASDYPVSWPPNPLYAIEIGVTRTVPQSLGDIYVDADFQTPLNPQERVTIEQMIASFTINGAYATFLEDQIGSIEVGKKADIIVLSQNILQIPASEIHRTTILLTFFEGKEVYRSEEFPQ; via the coding sequence ATGAAACCACCCAATTTGATATCCCTGATCCTTTTGTTCAGCCTCATCCTTGCTAGCTGTCAAACGGTGACCCCCTCCCCCACCACACCCCCAACATCGGAACCGACCAATCCTCCACCACCCACCCAAATCCCGCCCACCAAACCCATCGTAACCCTAACCCCCACCCCTCTTGGCGGAGCCGCCATACCCGCGGACGAAAAAGCCGACCTCGTTTTGCAGAACGGCTTTGTTTACACCGTTGATGCAGCTCGCAGCATCGCCGAAGCGGTGGCTGTTAAGGGGGACACGATTATCTATGTCGGAACGAATGAAGGCGCTCAGGCTTATATTGGCACTGGCACGCAAGTCATCGATTTGCAAGGGCGACTGGTACTTCCAGCCTTCGTGGATAGCCATGCTCATGCCACTTCGGGGGTTTCGGACATTTACGAAGTTTCGCTGTATGGTATTGATTCAGTGGAGAAATACCAGCAAACCATTCGTGACTTCCTGGCTGAAAACCCGGATCTCAAAGCTCTACAAGGCGCCGGCTGGATCAACAACGTCTTTGGCGCCATGGGGCCTACGACAGCCATGTTGGATGAAATTGTCCCCGACATTCCCGCGGTATTGTACTCTGAAGACTATCATAGTGTTTGGGTCAACAGCAAAGCCCTGCAATTAGCTGGTATCACAAAAGACACTCCCGACCCAGAAGGGGGCGTAATCGAAAGGGATGCAAATGGCAACCCCAGCGGCACCTTGCGCGAAACTGCCATGGATCTGGTTGCGGAGGTGATTCCTCCCTACACGGTAGAACAATATCTGGAAGGGTTAGAATACTTTCAAGGTTTTGCGCATTCCTTGGGTATCACCACGGTTTATATCCCTTCCTTACCTGGCGGTCTGGGAGAGGCGCTCGCAGCTTTGCATGAGTTTGAGGCGTCAGGCAAAATGAGCATCCGTTTCCCCACCGCTGCCGGGATTAACCCAGAAGATCCAATTTCTAAAGTCGATGAAATTAAAGCCCTGATTGAGAAAGAAAAAGGCGGCTATTTCGAGGTCATCGGAGCAAAAATCTTTATGGATGGCGTGTTAGAGGGTAGCACCGCATATCTCGAACAACCCTACCTGCACATCCCTGACTCGCGCGGCGAATTATTATGGGATCCCCAGAAGTATAACGAGGTGTGCGCCGCTTTGGACCGGGCTGGTATTCAGATCCACGTGCATTCGATTGGCGATGCAGCCACGCGCATTACTCTGGATGGTTTTGCACATGCCCGTCAACAAAATGGACCACGCGACTCGCGTAACATCATCACCCATTTACAACTGGTCAATCCTGCTGACATCGACCGTATGGCGCAATTCGGCGTGGTTGCAGTGCCGCAACCCTATTGGTTTGTGATCGATACCTACTACACCCAGGCAGTTGAATTTGTGGGTAAAGAACGCGCCGATCGCCAATATCCCATGAAGACCTTCTTCGATAAAGGCATTGTGGTGGCTTCCGCCTCCGACTATCCGGTTTCCTGGCCACCCAATCCTCTGTATGCTATCGAAATCGGTGTCACCCGCACAGTTCCACAAAGCCTGGGAGATATTTACGTCGACGCCGACTTTCAAACGCCTCTCAACCCACAGGAGCGGGTCACGATTGAGCAAATGATCGCCAGCTTCACAATCAATGGGGCTTATGCTACCTTTTTGGAGGATCAAATTGGCTCAATCGAGGTCGGTAAAAAGGCGGACATCATCGTTCTGAGCCAGAATATTCTCCAGATTCCCGCCAGCGAAATTCACCGCACGACCATTTTATTGACCTTTTTTGAGGGCAAAGAGGTTTACCGCAGCGAAGAATTTCCTCAATAA
- a CDS encoding UDP-glucose dehydrogenase — translation MKQICVIGVGYVGLVTAACFADLGNRVIALDINEEKIEGLKKGIMPIYEPGLEELVERNVKAGRLSFTTSYPEALNNTEFVFIAVGTPSGVDGEADLRYVAQAARSIAENMKAPLIVVNKSTVPVGTGDWTADIIRQHQKEPIPFAVVSCPEFLREGSAIGDFMQPYRTVLGSTDREAAEKVAQLHLPLRAPIMITDLRTAEMIKYASNAFLATKISFINEIANICEALGADVKEVAVGMGYDKRIGPMFLDAGLGYGGSCFPKDVKALAYMAEEKGRHPQLLRAVMEINDDRRRLAVKRLRELVGDLQGTVIGLLGLSFKPNTDDMRDAPSVTIADLLTKAGARVRAYDPVAMPVARTILPNVEMCTDPYTLAEGCDALMVITEWNEFKQLDLGRIKSVMKRAIMVDGRNIYDPRVMRQLGFRYRGLGRGYNDE, via the coding sequence ATGAAACAAATCTGCGTTATCGGGGTAGGCTATGTTGGGTTGGTAACCGCAGCCTGTTTCGCCGATTTGGGCAATCGCGTCATCGCCCTGGACATCAACGAAGAGAAAATCGAGGGGTTGAAAAAGGGGATTATGCCCATTTACGAACCCGGTCTTGAGGAACTGGTAGAAAGAAATGTCAAAGCCGGTAGATTGAGCTTTACCACCTCCTACCCAGAGGCGCTTAATAACACAGAGTTCGTCTTTATTGCCGTTGGCACGCCTTCCGGCGTGGACGGCGAAGCGGATTTGCGCTATGTCGCTCAGGCAGCGCGCAGCATTGCCGAGAACATGAAAGCGCCGTTGATTGTGGTGAATAAATCGACCGTGCCGGTAGGCACTGGCGACTGGACAGCCGACATCATTCGTCAACACCAAAAAGAACCAATCCCCTTTGCAGTGGTTTCCTGCCCGGAATTCTTGCGCGAGGGCTCGGCAATCGGCGATTTCATGCAGCCGTATCGCACCGTTTTAGGCTCCACCGATCGAGAAGCCGCCGAAAAGGTTGCTCAATTGCATTTACCTCTCCGCGCACCGATTATGATCACCGATTTACGCACAGCGGAGATGATCAAATATGCTTCCAATGCCTTTCTGGCGACCAAAATCTCCTTCATTAACGAAATCGCCAATATCTGCGAAGCGCTCGGTGCAGATGTCAAAGAAGTTGCGGTTGGCATGGGGTACGATAAGCGCATCGGACCCATGTTTCTGGATGCCGGTCTGGGGTACGGCGGTTCCTGTTTTCCCAAGGACGTCAAAGCGCTTGCTTATATGGCGGAGGAAAAAGGGCGTCATCCGCAATTGTTGCGGGCCGTGATGGAGATCAATGACGACCGCCGCCGCCTGGCTGTCAAACGCCTGCGCGAACTGGTGGGAGATTTACAGGGAACCGTCATCGGTTTACTTGGACTTTCCTTCAAACCAAATACCGACGATATGCGCGATGCCCCATCGGTTACCATTGCCGATCTACTCACCAAAGCTGGCGCCAGGGTGCGAGCCTACGATCCAGTGGCGATGCCGGTCGCACGCACCATCCTGCCCAATGTGGAAATGTGCACCGATCCGTATACGTTAGCCGAAGGATGCGATGCCTTAATGGTCATTACCGAATGGAACGAATTCAAACAACTCGATCTGGGACGGATCAAAAGCGTTATGAAACGCGCCATCATGGTTGATGGGCGGAATATTTACGATCCCAGGGTGATGCGCCAGTTAGGTTTCCGCTATCGCGGCTTGGGCCGGGGATATAACGACGAGTGA